GAGACAACTTCATATATCCGTATGATCCACTGTACCACAAGCGTTTGTGTAGCCCTTCCATTCTAAGCACTTCCCAAGAGCTGCCAGATTCCAAGACAAAAGGACTTCATCAGACTCTTAAATCTTTGGTAACTATTTGGTAGCCCCTAAAAGAAATAACTCTTCAAGGAATGACTTGCTTACTGGCAGAGAAATTTTCCTCCCAACCCAATGAAATGCAGGTTAGTTAACAAACTCTCTGTAACTTGGAAGTCAGTGAGAAATTTCTTTGCATTGGAAAACATAATGCTTTTTTACATGTTGTACTTCTGGCTTCAGGAAACTAGCATTGTTCTGATCGTGGAAGTAGCATTCCAAGGTTAACTTAAGGTGTGTATAACCAACTTCATATGGTGAAGCGaaagtttaaaaaacagagaTGATAGCAAATAAATTACACAAAAATAACTTCCCCTTCTCATAATGAAGCAACTCTgacccccctcccttccacaaaggAGACCCTAAAATACATCTCAACACTTACCACTTCCAAGAACCAACTTCCCCAAAGCCTAGTAATGGACGTTCCACACATATCTAGAATCCTAGACTAATCTGCTCACGCCTACACTGAATTCTATTCACCCCCATAGAACACGTCCCCATAACTCACTCCCATCTTTCAGCCGACATTTAGAGAAcacacatttaatttttttcccctttggtcaAAGAGGAGATTGTCTAACATTctcccacccttgctctcagtgCTTAAAGTGCTGCTGCAAACTAGTCATGGCAGTTCTGAAGAGCTATCTTCACAAGATTGTGCATTTTTTTAACAGCATTCCTGATGTTCCCAAGATAATGTTTAGTTTTATAAAAAGACTTGCTACACACAACCTCTGGCACACCGAACCACAGCAAACAGTTGGGCAAGCTCCCAGTAAATTCACTGAAAAGGAGGGAAATCCTGCATCATTGACTGGGCAGGGGAGacagataaagtacaagaagtaCCAGGTTAAGAGaactaaacaaaagaacaaactAACTGGGGCATAAAGGCGATTTCTGGAAAAGTTTAAAAGACCTACATCCatcaaaaatggcatcctgtcTCCTGACCAGCCTGCCCCATCAAACTCGAagaattttatatttttacataCTGAGTGAGATTCTGTGACATAAATTATGGCTTCTGGTTGTCTAAACaagagtttgggttttttttttaatgaatcttTAATGCCAGAGCAACCTACGAGCTTCCACAGTTCAGAGAGTCAATGCAAGGATTGTTTTTCAACTGAAGGTTGCTATCCCACGTCCCACTCTGTGAAAGCAAATTAATTTTCTCTGTGAAAAGAAAAATTCCCTTATTTTTCACTGCATACAAGGCAAGACTGTGATAAGAACCGAGGCACCAAAGGAGGGAGCGAAAAGTTTCcttgggggggaaattacattCCTATAAACGAGAATTAAGTGCAGGCCAACAGGATCCTTCCGGCCGAAGGTAGGCACTGGGGCAGAGGTAGCTACAGACGAAATTCGTTCGAGCGGCAGGTCAGTCAAAGAGCTGCCACCCCTTTTCATCCAGGATGGTGCATCGGAATGGGCGGGCTTACAGAGAGCGGTCAGCAATCTTCAGGGTAGCAATCCCTGCCGGAGCACTCCGTGGACTCGAGCTCCACGCTGGACAAAAACCGCCGCACGACCTTCTTGCAATTGTAATCCAGCGTGGTGGTGTAGACAGTCTTGGTGTGCTTGGGGTAGACAATGGCGGTGCTGGCAAAGTGCCTGGCCTTGGGGCGGGGCTCGAAGTGCAGCTCGGCTTTGTAGCTACGCCAGGTGCTGTCGGGGACGCAGACGACCGTCTGGCTGCAAGAGGACATCCCGAGCCCCATCGGCATGTAGACGTTATTAATGAAGTGCTTCTCCGAGTCATATTTCACCGAAGAGGTGTACCTATGTGGGGGCGATGAGAGGTAGGTTGAAAGGCGGTTAGCATCATTTACTGCTGAAGGCGACGCCTGTCAGGAAAATCTTAGCTTTGGAACTCATAGCTACTCTCAAAACATTTCTCCTCCAACTTCCACTATTGATTTAAGAAGATCACTTTAGAAGAAAAGtttgcttttatatgccgactttctctcccacttaagggagaatcaaaccggcctacaatcaccttcccttcccctctccataacagacaccttatgaggttggtggggctgagagagctgtgactagcccaaggtcacccagctggcttcatgcggaggagtggggaaacaaatccagttcaccacattagcctcctccgctcatgtggaggagcggggaatcaaacccggttctccagatcagagtccgccactccaaaccactgctcttaagaactacacaacgctggctttAGTCTTATGGCCTGTTCAGTTCCAGCTCCACGATTCTATCCCATCTCCAACTTACTCCTACACAGGCAGAATTAATGTTtatgaagtggttaagagcggtgggttggagcggtggagtctgatctggtgaaccaggtttgattccccactcctccacatgagcggcagacactaatctggtgaactcgatttgtttccccactcctgcacataaagccagctgggtgaccttgggctagtcacactttctcagtcccacctacctcacagggtgtctgttgtggggagggggagggaaggtgattgtaagccggtccgattgttccttaagtgggggagaaagtcggaatataaaaaccaactcttcttcaacctaCAGTTTAGATCAAGGAATGCTTTGTACAGTCCCCAATAACCACTCTACCTTCTTACGTCACGGACGTCTGTTTTAACACGGATTTGAATCTATAACTTAAAACCCATTTCTTTTGGGAAACAGTTCTCCTTCTTTGGTGGTGGTgaaacgtgccatcaagtcacagctggcttatcatgaccctgtagtgttttcaagagacgttcagaggtggtttgtcattgcctgcttctgtgtgggctaagagagttctgagagaactgtgactggcccagggtcacccagcaggcttcatgtcctttccttctttgctactATGACCCATAGATCCTAAGCagatttcttagaggaaaatatgacggagagatatttggccacagccaatgtcatatttggatctctatccatcagcaaaaaggggactattttgtctc
This portion of the Euleptes europaea isolate rEulEur1 chromosome 19, rEulEur1.hap1, whole genome shotgun sequence genome encodes:
- the RFLNB gene encoding refilin-B; translated protein: MVGRLSLPEAPDLPDAKRRGERPLDSPDSGLPPSPSPPSWLPGGLQEAEAAGAPRPPARNSPSPNPLLPGSASRLCLLSFGEGVEFDPLPPKDVRYTSSVKYDSEKHFINNVYMPMGLGMSSCSQTVVCVPDSTWRSYKAELHFEPRPKARHFASTAIVYPKHTKTVYTTTLDYNCKKVVRRFLSSVELESTECSGRDCYPEDC